One genomic segment of Jaculus jaculus isolate mJacJac1 chromosome 2, mJacJac1.mat.Y.cur, whole genome shotgun sequence includes these proteins:
- the Plag1 gene encoding zinc finger protein PLAG1 isoform X2, with the protein MATHSPEKTHKCNYCEKMFHRKDHLKNHLHTHDPNKETFKCEECGKNYNTKLGFKRHLALHAATSGDLTCKVCLQTFESTGVLLEHLKSHAGKSSGGVKEKKHQCEHCDRRFYTRKDVRRHMVVHTGRKDFLCQYCAQRFGRKDHLTRHMKKSHNQELLKVKTEPVDFLDPFTCNVSVPIKDELLPVMSLPSSELLSKPFTNTLQLNLYNTPFQSMQSSGSAHQMITTLPLGMTCPIDMDAVHPSHHLSFKYPFSSTSYAISIPEKEQPLKGEIESYLMELQGGVPSSSQDSQASSSKLGLEPQSGSLDDGTGDLSLSKSSISISDPINTPALDFSQLFNFIPLNGPPYNPLSVGSLGMSYSQDEAHSSVSQLPQQAQDLQDPANTVGLGSLHSLSAAFTSSLSTSTTLPRFHQAFQ; encoded by the coding sequence ATGGCTACTCACTCTCCTGAGAAAACCCACAAGTGTAATTATTGTGAGAAAATGTTTCACCGGAAAGATCACCTGAAGAATCACCTCCATACACATGACCCCAACAAAGAGACATTCAAATGCGAAGAGTGTGGCAAGAACTACAACACCAAGCTTGGGTTTAAACGACATTTGGCCTTGCATGCTGCTACCAGTGGCGACCTCACCTGCAAGGTATGTTTGCAGACTTTTGAAAGCACGGGTGTGCTCCTGGAGCACCTTAAATCTCATGCAGGAAAGTCATCTGGGGGGGTGAAGGAGAAAAAGCACCAATGTGAGCATTGTGACCGCCGATTCTACACCCGGAAGGATGTCCGAagacacatggtggtgcacacaggAAGAAAGGACTTCCTCTGTCAGTACTGTGCACAGAGATTTGGACGAAAGGATCACCTCACTCGACATATGAAGAAGAGTCACAATCAGGAGCTTCTGAAGGTCAAAACTGAACCGGTAGATTTCCTGGACCCATTCACCTGCAACGTGTCCGTGCCTATAAAAGATGAACTCCTTCCGGTGATGTCCTTACCTTCCAGTGAACTGTTGTCAAAGCCATTCACAAACACTTTGCAGTTAAACCTCTACAACACTCCATTTCAGTCCATGCAGAGCTCAGGATCTGCTCACCAAATGATCACAACTTTACCTTTGGGAATGACGTGCCCCATAGATATGGATGCTGTTCATCCCTCTCACCACCTTTCTTTCAAATATCCATTCAGTTCTACCTCATATGCAATTTCTATTCCTGAAAAAGAACAGCCATtaaagggagaaatagagagcTACCTGATGGAGTTACAAGGGGGTGTGCCCTCTTCATCCCAGGATTCTCAAGCATCATCATCTAAGCTAGGGTTAGAGCCCCAGAGTGGGTCCCTAGATGATGGTACAGGGGACCTCTCCCTATCAAAAAGTTCTATTTCTATTAGTGACCCCATCAACACACCAGCATTGGATTTTTCTCAGTTGTTCAATTTCATACCATTAAATGGTCCTCCCTATAATCCTCTCTCAGTGGGGAGCCTTGGAATGAGCTATTCCCAGGATGAAGCCCATTCTTCTGTTTCCCAGCTCCCCCAACAAGCGCAGGACCTTCAGGATCCTGCCAACACTGTAGGGCTTGGCTCTCTGCATTCACTGTCAGCAGCTTTCACCAGCAGCTTGAGCACCAGCACCACCCTGCCACGCTTCCATCAGGCATTTCAGTAG
- the Plag1 gene encoding zinc finger protein PLAG1 isoform X1 translates to MATVIPGDLSEVRDTQKVPSGKRKRGETKPRKNFPCQLCDKAFNSVEKLKVHSYSHTGERPYKCTQQDCTKAFVSKYKLQRHMATHSPEKTHKCNYCEKMFHRKDHLKNHLHTHDPNKETFKCEECGKNYNTKLGFKRHLALHAATSGDLTCKVCLQTFESTGVLLEHLKSHAGKSSGGVKEKKHQCEHCDRRFYTRKDVRRHMVVHTGRKDFLCQYCAQRFGRKDHLTRHMKKSHNQELLKVKTEPVDFLDPFTCNVSVPIKDELLPVMSLPSSELLSKPFTNTLQLNLYNTPFQSMQSSGSAHQMITTLPLGMTCPIDMDAVHPSHHLSFKYPFSSTSYAISIPEKEQPLKGEIESYLMELQGGVPSSSQDSQASSSKLGLEPQSGSLDDGTGDLSLSKSSISISDPINTPALDFSQLFNFIPLNGPPYNPLSVGSLGMSYSQDEAHSSVSQLPQQAQDLQDPANTVGLGSLHSLSAAFTSSLSTSTTLPRFHQAFQ, encoded by the exons ATGGCCACTGTCATTCCTGGTGATTTGTCAGAAGTAAGAGATACCCAGAAAGTCCCTTCAGGGAAACGTAAGCGTGGTGAAACCAAACCAAGAAAAAACTTTCCTTGCCAACTGTGTGACAAGGCCTTTAACAGTGTTGAGAAATTAAAGGTTCACTCCTACTCTCACACAGGAGAGAGGCCCTACAAGTGCACACAACAAGACTGCACCAAGGCCTTTGTTTCTAAGTACAAATTACAAAG GCACATGGCTACTCACTCTCCTGAGAAAACCCACAAGTGTAATTATTGTGAGAAAATGTTTCACCGGAAAGATCACCTGAAGAATCACCTCCATACACATGACCCCAACAAAGAGACATTCAAATGCGAAGAGTGTGGCAAGAACTACAACACCAAGCTTGGGTTTAAACGACATTTGGCCTTGCATGCTGCTACCAGTGGCGACCTCACCTGCAAGGTATGTTTGCAGACTTTTGAAAGCACGGGTGTGCTCCTGGAGCACCTTAAATCTCATGCAGGAAAGTCATCTGGGGGGGTGAAGGAGAAAAAGCACCAATGTGAGCATTGTGACCGCCGATTCTACACCCGGAAGGATGTCCGAagacacatggtggtgcacacaggAAGAAAGGACTTCCTCTGTCAGTACTGTGCACAGAGATTTGGACGAAAGGATCACCTCACTCGACATATGAAGAAGAGTCACAATCAGGAGCTTCTGAAGGTCAAAACTGAACCGGTAGATTTCCTGGACCCATTCACCTGCAACGTGTCCGTGCCTATAAAAGATGAACTCCTTCCGGTGATGTCCTTACCTTCCAGTGAACTGTTGTCAAAGCCATTCACAAACACTTTGCAGTTAAACCTCTACAACACTCCATTTCAGTCCATGCAGAGCTCAGGATCTGCTCACCAAATGATCACAACTTTACCTTTGGGAATGACGTGCCCCATAGATATGGATGCTGTTCATCCCTCTCACCACCTTTCTTTCAAATATCCATTCAGTTCTACCTCATATGCAATTTCTATTCCTGAAAAAGAACAGCCATtaaagggagaaatagagagcTACCTGATGGAGTTACAAGGGGGTGTGCCCTCTTCATCCCAGGATTCTCAAGCATCATCATCTAAGCTAGGGTTAGAGCCCCAGAGTGGGTCCCTAGATGATGGTACAGGGGACCTCTCCCTATCAAAAAGTTCTATTTCTATTAGTGACCCCATCAACACACCAGCATTGGATTTTTCTCAGTTGTTCAATTTCATACCATTAAATGGTCCTCCCTATAATCCTCTCTCAGTGGGGAGCCTTGGAATGAGCTATTCCCAGGATGAAGCCCATTCTTCTGTTTCCCAGCTCCCCCAACAAGCGCAGGACCTTCAGGATCCTGCCAACACTGTAGGGCTTGGCTCTCTGCATTCACTGTCAGCAGCTTTCACCAGCAGCTTGAGCACCAGCACCACCCTGCCACGCTTCCATCAGGCATTTCAGTAG